The following coding sequences lie in one Thalassoglobus polymorphus genomic window:
- a CDS encoding carbon storage regulator — MLVITRKTNEEIVIGDNIVLKVISNGNGRVKLGIEAPKSVRIARGEIAFREELIAEAEVRELATA, encoded by the coding sequence ATGTTGGTCATTACACGCAAAACTAACGAAGAAATTGTTATCGGCGACAACATCGTATTGAAAGTGATTTCAAACGGGAACGGTCGAGTTAAGCTTGGAATCGAAGCTCCGAAATCGGTCCGAATTGCACGTGGAGAAATTGCTTTCCGCGAGGAGCTGATCGCAGAGGCAGAAGTAAGAGAACTCGCGACTGCGTAA
- a CDS encoding 3-keto-disaccharide hydrolase — MRRIGCLVAFLVSCSLVQAEEKELPKAFVDGNGPGWRALGEKDFADVNGDEETWTFKDGMVFSTGKPIGVNRTIKQYTNFELVYEWRHRKSGGNSGSFIWVPESALTDLPPNKLPSGGIEIQVLDHGYATKFKERTGKDADWFTTNGDVFAVGKSTMKPFPPLSPNGQRSFPRKNLSKGVDQWNHYYIRAINGEVRLWVNGEEVSGGNECNPRSGYICLEAEGSPIEFRNLRLRELP; from the coding sequence ATGCGTCGGATTGGATGCCTTGTTGCTTTTCTCGTTAGTTGTTCTCTCGTTCAGGCCGAGGAGAAGGAACTTCCCAAAGCATTTGTTGACGGGAATGGCCCAGGCTGGCGAGCTTTGGGAGAAAAGGACTTTGCTGACGTCAACGGTGATGAGGAGACTTGGACGTTCAAAGATGGGATGGTCTTTTCGACAGGAAAGCCCATCGGCGTCAACCGAACAATCAAGCAGTACACAAACTTTGAGCTCGTCTACGAATGGCGGCATCGGAAATCTGGCGGCAACTCCGGTTCATTCATCTGGGTTCCTGAAAGTGCGCTGACTGATTTACCTCCCAACAAGCTTCCATCTGGAGGGATCGAAATTCAGGTTCTCGATCACGGTTACGCAACAAAATTCAAAGAACGAACAGGCAAAGATGCCGATTGGTTCACGACAAATGGAGACGTCTTTGCGGTCGGAAAATCGACGATGAAGCCGTTTCCGCCTCTCAGTCCGAATGGTCAGCGAAGCTTCCCTCGAAAAAACCTGAGCAAAGGGGTTGATCAATGGAATCACTATTACATTCGTGCCATCAATGGAGAGGTTCGCCTGTGGGTGAACGGAGAAGAGGTCTCCGGTGGGAATGAATGTAATCCAAGAAGTGGCTACATCTGCTTGGAGGCAGAAGGCTCACCGATTGAATTCCGCAACCTGCGACTTCGCGAACTTCCGTGA